One genomic region from Haloterrigena gelatinilytica encodes:
- a CDS encoding ABC transporter substrate-binding protein has protein sequence MAADPDRVAETSESTSESVTDAAGSSVSRRRLLSATAVGSATALAGCTELLSSGSGDPLRVSVWSGNYADRFEEAVVPRYEDEFDAEIQIEPGWGDILTDIQTAADDDPPYDVTITEGNFYYYGRQDDLFHEIRTENVPNADELIDYYADFRTTEYGMPVDGAPCTIIHREEMESEIESWSDLSGSAVAESNGVGVDTGFWWYPMYAAAVGMDDAELGEEMHDADHHDDVLETVRNWPIESWAESGQDVWQAFQDDIIDVAQWYYEQTAYDIDDYEGLTHTMPEQTTGYLNHWCVVKGTDKRDRAEEFINFLMDAEVQTAWSEEMPTLFCNENTEYAGDLADDLPSDSEEASNIAFPDWEFLAEHSGDLSDEFSAMRNS, from the coding sequence ATGGCTGCAGACCCTGATCGGGTTGCAGAGACGAGCGAAAGTACGAGTGAATCAGTGACTGACGCCGCGGGTTCTTCTGTCTCACGTCGCCGCCTGCTGTCTGCGACAGCGGTCGGGTCGGCGACCGCCCTCGCCGGCTGTACCGAACTGCTCTCGAGCGGGAGCGGCGATCCGCTTCGCGTCAGCGTCTGGAGCGGGAACTACGCCGACCGATTCGAAGAAGCGGTCGTCCCGAGATACGAGGACGAGTTCGACGCGGAGATTCAGATCGAACCCGGTTGGGGCGACATCCTCACCGACATTCAGACGGCGGCGGACGACGATCCGCCCTACGACGTCACCATCACGGAAGGGAACTTCTACTACTACGGCAGACAGGACGATCTCTTCCACGAGATCAGGACGGAGAACGTCCCCAACGCCGACGAACTCATCGATTACTACGCGGACTTTCGAACCACGGAGTACGGGATGCCGGTCGACGGCGCCCCCTGTACCATCATCCACCGCGAGGAGATGGAGTCGGAGATCGAATCGTGGAGCGACCTCTCCGGCTCGGCCGTCGCGGAGAGCAACGGCGTCGGCGTCGACACCGGCTTCTGGTGGTACCCGATGTACGCCGCCGCCGTCGGGATGGACGACGCGGAACTCGGCGAGGAGATGCACGACGCCGACCACCACGACGACGTCCTCGAGACCGTCCGGAACTGGCCGATCGAGAGCTGGGCGGAGTCCGGACAGGACGTCTGGCAGGCCTTCCAGGACGACATCATCGACGTCGCCCAGTGGTACTACGAGCAGACGGCGTACGACATCGACGACTACGAGGGGCTGACTCACACGATGCCGGAGCAGACGACCGGCTACCTGAACCACTGGTGTGTCGTCAAGGGCACCGACAAACGCGACCGGGCCGAGGAGTTCATCAACTTCCTCATGGACGCGGAGGTCCAGACGGCGTGGTCCGAGGAGATGCCGACCCTGTTCTGTAACGAGAACACCGAGTACGCCGGCGACCTCGCGGACGATCTGCCGAGCGACAGCGAGGAGGCGTCGAACATCGCCTTCCCCGACTGGGAGTTCCTCGCCGAACACAGCGGCGACCTCTCCGACGAGTTCTCCGCGATGCGGAATTCCTGA
- a CDS encoding TrkH family potassium uptake protein produces MDETLRRALYDFGTLVKVYAFLPALSIVVAVGWREFYAIPAFLLTAVVAAGLGRGLEAVFDAPDEVDGMSAGVITVSVGWFVAGLLSALPLLLVAWTVRLQPPMLAAPEMTVSLATFLAPVDAVFEGMSGVTGTGFSMASDPGQLPRSLQWWRSLIQWVGGIGVVVLAAAFVSSEESDSFSAVHGNMAPTESIRSTTAGTAAALWWLLALLTVASACWLWLVGMTPWAALNHAMTGVTTGGFTITASSIESYGDPVLEAALLPVMTVGAVSFSLLFFLFRGDLDRIWGDAQTTWLFGALAVGTALTVGVLLATVSYPTAAASVRYGTFQLVSGLTCTGFQTDTGLGGSWAAPGLLAVTLSMIVGGAAGSTAGGVKIVRVRRLLLDAPEHGMDVYDPSESTADTAGGASAAFDTAAIIAVLWFGLLFVTSLVALLVLPNGYATANVLFEVASVQSNVGLSAGIVDATIPASLKVTLVFAMWIGRLEIVPVLVTGQLLYEEVS; encoded by the coding sequence ATGGACGAAACACTTCGTCGCGCGCTCTACGACTTCGGGACGCTCGTCAAGGTCTACGCCTTCCTGCCGGCGCTCTCGATCGTCGTCGCGGTCGGCTGGCGCGAGTTCTACGCGATTCCAGCGTTTCTGCTCACCGCGGTGGTGGCCGCCGGTCTCGGCCGCGGTCTCGAGGCCGTCTTCGACGCGCCCGACGAAGTCGACGGCATGTCGGCGGGAGTGATCACCGTCTCCGTCGGCTGGTTCGTCGCCGGCCTCCTGAGCGCGCTGCCGCTGTTGCTGGTCGCCTGGACGGTTCGCCTCCAGCCGCCGATGCTGGCCGCACCGGAGATGACGGTCTCGCTCGCGACCTTTCTCGCGCCGGTCGATGCGGTCTTCGAAGGAATGAGCGGCGTCACGGGGACGGGATTTAGCATGGCGTCCGACCCCGGCCAACTGCCGCGGAGTCTGCAGTGGTGGCGCTCGCTGATTCAGTGGGTCGGCGGCATCGGCGTCGTCGTCCTCGCGGCGGCGTTCGTCAGCAGCGAGGAGAGCGACTCGTTCTCGGCGGTCCACGGCAATATGGCCCCGACGGAGTCGATCCGGTCGACGACCGCCGGCACTGCCGCGGCGCTGTGGTGGCTGCTCGCCCTGCTGACCGTCGCGAGCGCCTGCTGGCTGTGGCTGGTCGGCATGACACCCTGGGCGGCGCTCAACCACGCGATGACCGGCGTCACGACCGGCGGCTTCACGATCACCGCCTCGAGCATCGAATCGTACGGCGATCCGGTACTCGAGGCGGCCCTGCTGCCCGTCATGACCGTTGGCGCCGTCTCCTTCAGCCTCCTCTTCTTCCTCTTTCGCGGCGACCTCGACAGGATCTGGGGGGACGCCCAGACGACGTGGCTGTTCGGCGCGCTGGCGGTCGGAACGGCCCTCACCGTCGGCGTTCTGCTCGCCACGGTCTCGTACCCGACCGCCGCCGCGTCGGTCCGTTACGGCACGTTCCAGCTCGTTTCGGGGCTGACCTGTACCGGGTTCCAGACGGATACCGGACTCGGCGGCTCGTGGGCCGCGCCGGGATTGTTAGCCGTTACGCTCTCGATGATCGTCGGCGGTGCGGCCGGCTCGACCGCGGGTGGCGTCAAGATCGTTCGCGTTCGCCGGCTCCTGCTCGATGCGCCGGAACACGGGATGGACGTCTACGACCCGTCCGAGTCGACGGCCGATACCGCCGGCGGCGCGTCGGCGGCGTTCGACACCGCCGCGATTATCGCCGTGCTCTGGTTCGGTCTGCTGTTCGTGACGAGCCTCGTCGCCCTGCTCGTCCTCCCGAACGGGTACGCGACCGCGAACGTCCTCTTCGAAGTCGCCAGCGTCCAGAGCAACGTCGGCCTGAGCGCCGGCATCGTCGACGCAACGATACCCGCCTCGCTCAAGGTCACGCTCGTGTTTGCGATGTGGATCGGCCGCCTCGAGATCGTCCCCGTGCTCGTTACGGGCCAGCTCCTGTACGAGGAGGTGAGCTGA
- a CDS encoding ABC transporter ATP-binding protein: MSEITLDGLEKRYGTELAVEDVSVTIDDGELLCLLGPSGSGKSTTLRMLAGLETPTDGEIRIDGEDVTDRPAYERTTATVFQDWALFPHKTVLENVAFGLKMQGVGKEERRERAREMLERVRMADHADDDPMNLSGGQKQRVALARSLAVNPDVLLLDEPLSNLDKRLSEDMQIELREIHAELEETFVHVTHDQDEAFTLADRIGIMADGNLVQVGEPNEVYQNPKNRFIEGFLGDTNFVEGTVDRTSPDAVRVETELGREVVVPTANPDALAAGDAVSLSLRPEALSIESADSGLESDETARPVRTDGSTTNSVVGTVESVLYRGSTVRYSVGIEGTSVFAERTVSDAGEFEAGDEIRISWDGADVLAFRDDGSRVDL; the protein is encoded by the coding sequence ATGTCTGAAATTACGCTTGACGGACTCGAGAAACGGTACGGAACCGAACTCGCCGTCGAAGACGTCTCGGTGACGATTGACGACGGCGAACTGCTGTGTCTGCTCGGGCCCAGCGGCAGCGGCAAGTCCACGACGCTGCGGATGCTCGCCGGCCTCGAGACGCCGACCGACGGCGAGATCCGCATCGACGGCGAGGACGTGACCGACCGGCCCGCCTACGAACGCACCACTGCGACGGTGTTCCAGGACTGGGCGCTGTTCCCCCACAAGACGGTCCTCGAGAACGTCGCCTTCGGACTGAAGATGCAGGGCGTCGGCAAGGAGGAACGCCGCGAACGGGCCCGAGAGATGCTCGAGCGCGTTCGAATGGCCGACCACGCCGACGACGACCCGATGAACCTGAGCGGCGGGCAGAAACAGCGGGTCGCGCTCGCGCGCTCGCTGGCGGTCAACCCCGACGTGTTGCTGCTCGACGAGCCGCTGTCGAACCTCGACAAGCGGCTCAGCGAGGACATGCAGATCGAACTCCGGGAGATTCACGCGGAACTCGAGGAGACGTTCGTCCACGTCACCCACGACCAGGACGAGGCCTTCACGCTCGCCGATCGGATCGGCATCATGGCCGACGGAAATCTCGTCCAGGTCGGCGAGCCGAACGAGGTCTATCAGAACCCGAAGAACCGCTTTATCGAGGGCTTCCTCGGTGATACGAACTTCGTCGAGGGGACGGTCGACCGGACCTCCCCGGACGCCGTCCGCGTCGAAACGGAACTGGGCCGGGAGGTCGTCGTGCCGACGGCGAATCCCGACGCGCTCGCTGCGGGCGATGCGGTGTCCCTGTCGCTTCGACCGGAGGCCCTCTCGATCGAGTCGGCGGATTCGGGGCTCGAGTCCGACGAGACCGCTCGGCCCGTTCGAACCGACGGGAGCACGACGAACTCCGTCGTCGGGACCGTCGAGAGCGTGCTCTACCGCGGCTCGACGGTTCGCTACTCCGTCGGAATCGAGGGGACGTCGGTGTTCGCCGAACGCACCGTCTCGGACGCGGGCGAGTTCGAAGCCGGCGACGAGATCCGGATCAGCTGGGACGGCGCGGACGTCCTCGCGTTCCGCGACGACGGCTCGAGGGTCGATCTGTAA